The genomic region GATTTCAAGGTCAGGGTCATCAATCCAAAAGACGGCACCGCCGCAAGGGTCAGGGTAATCATTCAGTCCCAGGACGAACAGGACATCTGGGGTACGGTAGGCGTCTCCGAGAATATCATAGAAGCCAGCTGGGAGGCCCTGGTAGACAGTATCGAGTACAAGCTCCTCAAGGACCAGGAAAAGACAACCCGGCGGCCGGCCGCGGCGCTAAAGAGCAGACAGCAATGACAGGTGCTTCTCTGGCCCCGAAGTACGACCCCAAGGAGGTAGAAGACAAGCGGTACAGCTTCTGGGAAGGACATAACTACTTCCACAGTGAGCCGGACCCCGACAGAAAGAGTTTTACCATTGTCATCCCGCCGCCCAACATCACCGGTGCCCTCCACATGGGCCATGCCCTCAACACCATCATCCAGGACGTACTCATCAGGTGGAGGAGGATGGACGGTCACAACGCCCTCTGGATGCCCGGTACCGACCATGCCGGCATCGCCACACAGAACGTCGTGGAGAGAGAGCTCATACAAAAGGGGCTCAACAGGAAAGAGATGGGCCGTGAGAGGTTCCTCAAGGCCGTCTGGGAATGGAGGGACGAGTACGGCTCCACCATCATAAAGCAGCTAAAAAAGCTCGGCAGCTCCTGTGATTGGGAGAGGGAGCGGTTTACAATGGACGAGGGCCTTTCCGCAGCCGTTAGAGAGGCCTTTGTACGGCTGTGGGAAAAGGGGCTGATATACAGGGGCAAATACATCATTAACTGGTGTCCCAGGTGCCAGACGGCACTCTCAGACGATGAGGTGGACCACGAGACCCATGACGGGCACCTCTGGTATATCAAGTATCCCTTCAGAGACGAGAGCCACCTGAACATGATTGTGGCCACGACAAGACCGGAGACCATGCTGGGCGACGTGGCCGTGGCAGTAAACCCGGAAGACGGGCGGTATAAGGACTTCGTTGGCGAGACACTCGTGCTGCCCGCAATAGGCAGGGAGATACCGGTAATTGCAGATGTTATGGTGGATAAGGCGTTTGGTACAGGAATCGTGAAGATAACCCCTGCCCATGACCCTAATGATTTCGAGATGTCACTCAACCACGGGCTTGAACCCATCGTGGTTATGGAAGGGGATGGGACGATGAACAAGAATGCCGGCGAATATGCCGGCATGGACAGGTACGAGTGCAGAGAGGCCCTTATAGAAGACCTGAGACATAAGGAGCTTATCGCCAAGATTGAACCGTACACCCATTCCGTGGGACACTGCTACAGGTGTCACACGGTAATCGAACCCCGTCTATCCGACCAGTGGTTCGTAAAGATGAAACCCCTGGCAGAGGCTGCCATAAAGGCCACAAACGACGATTTAGTCACATTCTACCCGGCCAGGTGGACAAAGGTGTATCTGGATTGGCTGGAAAACGTCAGAGATTGGTGCGTCTCGCGGCAGATATGGTGGGGCCACCAGATTCCCGCGTGGCACTGCAAGGATTGTGGAGAAATTAACGTCTCAAGGGACACGCCGACCGGATGCTCCAAATGTCAGGGTACAAATCTCGACCAGGACCCTGACGTCCTGGACACGTGGTTCAGTTCCGCCCTTTGGCCGTTTTCTACCCTCGGCTGGCCTGAAGATACGCCAGAGCTGGGAAATTACTACCC from Candidatus Bathyanammoxibius amoris harbors:
- a CDS encoding valine--tRNA ligase, with amino-acid sequence MTGASLAPKYDPKEVEDKRYSFWEGHNYFHSEPDPDRKSFTIVIPPPNITGALHMGHALNTIIQDVLIRWRRMDGHNALWMPGTDHAGIATQNVVERELIQKGLNRKEMGRERFLKAVWEWRDEYGSTIIKQLKKLGSSCDWERERFTMDEGLSAAVREAFVRLWEKGLIYRGKYIINWCPRCQTALSDDEVDHETHDGHLWYIKYPFRDESHLNMIVATTRPETMLGDVAVAVNPEDGRYKDFVGETLVLPAIGREIPVIADVMVDKAFGTGIVKITPAHDPNDFEMSLNHGLEPIVVMEGDGTMNKNAGEYAGMDRYECREALIEDLRHKELIAKIEPYTHSVGHCYRCHTVIEPRLSDQWFVKMKPLAEAAIKATNDDLVTFYPARWTKVYLDWLENVRDWCVSRQIWWGHQIPAWHCKDCGEINVSRDTPTGCSKCQGTNLDQDPDVLDTWFSSALWPFSTLGWPEDTPELGNYYPTSVLVTDRGIIYFWVARMVMMGLEMLGSPPFSKVYIHGTILDELGRKMSKSMGNGIDPLDMTGRYGTDAVRMSLLLLTTEGQDIKLSESKFEMGRNFTNKIWNATRFILMNLEGQTPPALSTVKDSLSFEDKWILSRLNLTIKTVTSELERFRFNDALRTVYEFFWHEFCDWYLEIVKPRLYESAGQEEEEDKTVAQTVLVHVLKDTVKLLHPFAPFLTEEIWQGLRENLDKGARLEEGVIIASWPTAEAQDHNTETAMELLQEIVRSLRNIRRNLDIPDRQPLSASISTRTPDSVQMLERHSQFLRKMVILKDLEIGQDIAKPPSSASAVVGQLRLFVPLSGIIDIEAERERQQKRITELESYHRKVVQKLSNKNFVEKARPDVVEKERSRETELSEQIGKLKQTLTELER